From Gammaproteobacteria bacterium, a single genomic window includes:
- a CDS encoding ribonuclease P protein component, with product MATWIIYYVTVDRRFWKSKVSMPFSPLPSGEGSGVRVKYKNISTEHIVFARQLRQQHTDAESLMWYLLRDCRLDGFKFHRQHPFPPYELDFYCHKAKLCVELDGGQHAKQMEHDTMRDTVLQLQGIRTLRFWNNQVLVETENVLMELWQALHNTPSPPRPLPKGEGRKPREFLNMTMTKNYNE from the coding sequence ATGGCAACCTGGATTATCTATTACGTGACTGTCGATAGGCGGTTTTGGAAATCAAAAGTCAGTATGCCTTTCTCCCCTCTCCCTTCGGGAGAGGGGTCGGGGGTGAGGGTGAAATATAAAAACATTTCGACCGAACATATCGTATTTGCTCGTCAACTCAGGCAGCAGCATACAGATGCGGAAAGTCTAATGTGGTATCTATTACGTGACTGTCGACTGGATGGTTTCAAATTTCACCGCCAGCATCCTTTCCCACCTTATGAGCTGGATTTCTATTGTCACAAAGCCAAACTTTGCGTAGAACTCGATGGTGGCCAACATGCAAAACAAATGGAGCACGACACAATGCGTGATACCGTTTTGCAATTGCAAGGCATTCGTACCTTGCGCTTCTGGAATAATCAAGTGCTGGTTGAAACTGAAAATGTACTAATGGAGTTGTGGCAGGCATTGCACAACACGCCCTCACCCCCGCGCCCTCTTCCGAAGGGAGAGGGGAGAAAACCCAGGGAGTTTCTCAACATGACAATGACCAAGAATTATAACGAGTAA
- a CDS encoding hypothetical protein (Evidence 5 : Unknown function), whose protein sequence is MTLNIFKFKASRPIIPLIVFILINHAARGADALDWAVRCETEGERRCYLVQNVLLAENQERLASLALTGQGEEIIALAGAPLGVNLPAAIQLQVDDGQPVQVPYQVCDAQGCRGAVVLSTKFFKAMKKGNKFTLSYQDTTGRRIGVPLSLNGLEHGLGKLKSAEYIQ, encoded by the coding sequence ATGACCCTGAATATTTTCAAATTCAAGGCCAGCCGCCCGATTATTCCATTGATTGTGTTCATTCTGATCAATCATGCCGCCCGGGGTGCGGATGCCCTGGATTGGGCGGTGCGTTGCGAGACCGAGGGCGAGCGGCGTTGCTATCTGGTCCAGAACGTTCTGCTTGCGGAAAACCAGGAACGTCTGGCCAGCCTGGCCTTAACCGGCCAGGGTGAGGAAATCATCGCCCTGGCCGGCGCGCCGCTTGGCGTGAACCTGCCTGCCGCGATCCAGCTCCAGGTGGACGATGGTCAGCCGGTCCAGGTGCCTTATCAGGTTTGCGATGCCCAGGGCTGCCGGGGTGCCGTGGTTTTATCGACGAAATTTTTCAAGGCGATGAAAAAAGGGAACAAATTCACCTTGAGTTACCAGGACACCACCGGCAGGCGAATTGGCGTTCCGCTTTCGCTGAATGGCCTGGAGCACGGCCTGGGAAAATTGAAATCTGCGGAGTATATCCAATGA